TCGAACCCGAGGACGGCCAGGGCCCCGGCCGACGAGGAGTCCTCCCCGATCGCCGCCGGGTCGGCCAGCCCGACCATGGTCTCGGTCTCGTCCGACAGCCGCAGGACCGCGGGGAGGGGGCCGTCCTGGGCCAGGCGCCGCAGTGCGGCGGCGCCCTGGTCGAAGGAGGCGAACCGCCAGCCCTCGTACTCCCTGGCCTCCGGGACGGGATGCACCCGCACCCGCACGGAGGTGATGACGCCGAGGGCGCCCTCCGAGCCGAGGACGAGCTGCCGCAGGTCGGGCCCGGCGGCCGACTTCGGCGCCCGCCCGAGGTCGAGCGTCCCCTCGGGGGTGGCCGCGGTGAGGCCGACGACCATGTCGTCGAACCGCCCGTACCCGGCGGACGCCTGCCCGCTCGACCGGGCCGCCGCGAACCCCCCGATCGACGCCCACTCGTAGGACTGCGGGAAGTGCCCGAGCGTGTAGCCGCGCTCGTTGAGCAGCGCCTCCGCCGCGGGGGCGCGCAGCCCGGGCTGCAGGACGGCCGTCCGGGAGACCTCGTCGAGCTCGACGAGCCGGTCCATGCGGCGCAGGTCGAGGGCGACGAAGCGATCCGCGCCCTCCGGCGCCAGCCCGCCGACGACCGAGGTGCCGCCGCCGAACGGGACGACCGCGATCCGCCGCTCGGCGCACGCATCCAGCACCGCGAGCACCTCGCCGTGGTCACCGGGCAGCACCACCGCGTCCGGCGCGTCGGCGGCGTCGCCGGCCCGGATGCGCAGCAGGTCGGGGGTGGACTTGCCGCGCGTGTGGCGGAGCCGCGCCTCGGTGTCGGCGCGGACGTTCCCGTCCCCCACGACGGCGGCGAGCACGGTCAGGTCGTCCCCCGACAGCCGGGGCTCGGCGACCCGGACGCCGGTCAGCGCGGCCGCCGGCTCCGCGGCGGGCCGCACGCCGAGCAGGTCGCGCAGCAGGCCGACCACCGGCCCGGGCAGCGGTGCCGCCTTCGCCGGGTCGCCCCAGCCGCTCCACAGCATGTCGCGCGTCTCCACGCCCGCCTCCCTCGCCGCCCCGGTCCTCTGGTGGCTTACACTGTGACACATGACGTCGAATCGTCACAACAGGGTGGCGGCGCGGACCGCCGACGACACCGTGCTGGACGCCGCGCGCGACTGCGTGCTCGCGGTCGGGGTGCGGCGCACGACGCTGACCGACATCGCGCGGCGGGCCGGCGTCTCGCGCATGACGCTCTACCGGCGCTGGCCGGACGTCCGCACCATCGTCGCCGACCTGATGACCCGCGAGTGGACCGGCATCGGCGAGGCGCTGCGGCCCC
The sequence above is a segment of the Actinomadura coerulea genome. Coding sequences within it:
- a CDS encoding FAD-binding oxidoreductase; amino-acid sequence: MLWSGWGDPAKAAPLPGPVVGLLRDLLGVRPAAEPAAALTGVRVAEPRLSGDDLTVLAAVVGDGNVRADTEARLRHTRGKSTPDLLRIRAGDAADAPDAVVLPGDHGEVLAVLDACAERRIAVVPFGGGTSVVGGLAPEGADRFVALDLRRMDRLVELDEVSRTAVLQPGLRAPAAEALLNERGYTLGHFPQSYEWASIGGFAAARSSGQASAGYGRFDDMVVGLTAATPEGTLDLGRAPKSAAGPDLRQLVLGSEGALGVITSVRVRVHPVPEAREYEGWRFASFDQGAAALRRLAQDGPLPAVLRLSDETETMVGLADPAAIGEDSSSAGALAVLGFEGAPALVADRRARAAQALREAGGEPLGAGPGEKWEHGRFNAPYLRDSLLDAGAFVETLETAAFWSDVPALYEAVRQALIATLSGAGTPPLVMCHISHVYPTGASLYFTVVSAQGEEPLGHWAAAKRAACDAILARGGTISHHHGVGTDHRDWYAREIGPLGAAVLRAVKDRVDPAGILNPGVLVPPAGRE